The following are encoded in a window of Ferribacterium limneticum genomic DNA:
- the uppS gene encoding polyprenyl diphosphate synthase — translation MALFSSSTRQVPPAAVVPRHVAVIMDGNGRWAKKRFLPRVAGHVKGVELVREMVRACLERGIQYLTLFAFSSENWRRPQDEVSLLMQLFVKALEQEVDKLDRNGVRLRIIGDLSRFEPRLQELIRQAEARTAGNTRLDLTIAANYGGRWDIMQATNQMLATQPEKRDGWQESDLEPHLSMSFAPEPDLFIRTGGEERISNFLLWQLAYTELYFTPILWPDFDTAEFDKAITSFQQRERRFGRTSEQLVEKPNA, via the coding sequence ATGGCCCTCTTTTCAAGTTCAACACGACAGGTTCCGCCAGCGGCGGTCGTGCCCCGGCACGTCGCCGTCATCATGGATGGCAACGGCCGCTGGGCGAAGAAACGCTTCCTGCCGCGAGTCGCCGGTCATGTCAAAGGTGTCGAACTGGTTCGCGAAATGGTTCGCGCCTGCCTTGAGCGCGGCATCCAGTACCTGACCCTCTTTGCGTTTTCGTCCGAAAATTGGCGTCGACCGCAGGACGAGGTGTCGCTGCTCATGCAGCTCTTCGTCAAGGCACTGGAGCAGGAAGTCGACAAGCTGGACCGCAATGGTGTTCGCCTGCGCATCATCGGCGACTTGTCGCGTTTCGAGCCCCGTCTGCAGGAACTGATTCGCCAGGCCGAGGCGAGGACTGCCGGCAATACCCGTCTCGACCTGACCATCGCCGCCAACTACGGCGGGCGCTGGGACATCATGCAGGCGACCAATCAAATGCTGGCCACCCAGCCCGAAAAGCGCGACGGCTGGCAGGAGAGTGATCTCGAACCGCATTTGTCGATGAGTTTTGCGCCGGAACCCGATTTGTTCATTCGCACCGGCGGCGAGGAGCGGATCAGTAATTTCCTGCTCTGGCAACTGGCCTATACCGAACTCTATTTCACACCTATTCTCTGGCCTGATTTCGACACGGCGGAGTTTGACAAGGCGATCACGTCGTTTCAACAGCGCGAACGTCGCTTTGGCCGAACCAGCGAACAACTGGTGGAAAAACCGAATGCTTAA
- the rseP gene encoding RIP metalloprotease RseP, with protein MNNIPFYLAAFLVVLGVLIVVHEFGHYLAARLCGVKVLRFSVGFGRMLWKKQLGKDQTEWAISIFPLGGYVKMLDEREGKVAEEEVHRAFNRQGVGKRSIIVAAGPLANFALAILIYWAVFMHGSEELLPVLGTPPVGTPAAMAVIGNGEQVRTVDGQPVATWNDLRWMLLQKAVDHESVALEVINEREEIAVRHLYLAAAGEQGWEGDALERLGIRFYRPDLPAVIGKVVANGVADRVGLLPGDRILSIAGKDVASWYELVAIIRDSATKSIHLEVERQGQIVAVDLVPEAVSERGQTVGKIGVAVADGPKPHREVRTFISYGVFEAAGKALEETWDKSIFSLVMMGKMLTGEVSWRNLSGPVTIADYAGQSARLGLDYYLKFMALVSISLGVLNLLPIPVLDGGHLLYHAIEVVMRRPLSERAMEIGQQVGMSILFALMAFAFFNDLTRLFNG; from the coding sequence GTGAATAACATCCCGTTTTACCTCGCTGCCTTTTTAGTAGTCCTCGGCGTCCTGATTGTCGTACATGAATTTGGGCACTATCTGGCAGCAAGGCTATGTGGTGTCAAAGTGCTGCGTTTTTCCGTTGGCTTCGGGCGCATGCTGTGGAAAAAACAGCTGGGGAAAGATCAGACCGAATGGGCGATCAGTATTTTCCCGCTGGGTGGCTACGTAAAAATGCTCGACGAGCGTGAAGGCAAGGTTGCGGAAGAAGAGGTTCATCGCGCCTTCAATCGCCAAGGGGTTGGCAAGCGCAGCATCATCGTCGCAGCCGGGCCGCTGGCCAATTTTGCGCTGGCAATCCTGATCTATTGGGCTGTATTCATGCATGGCAGCGAGGAATTGCTGCCTGTGCTTGGTACTCCACCTGTTGGTACGCCTGCAGCGATGGCTGTCATCGGGAACGGCGAGCAGGTCAGGACAGTTGATGGTCAGCCGGTGGCAACCTGGAACGACCTGCGCTGGATGCTCTTGCAAAAAGCGGTTGATCACGAAAGTGTAGCGCTTGAAGTGATCAACGAGCGCGAAGAAATAGCTGTCCGTCATCTCTATTTGGCTGCTGCTGGTGAGCAGGGGTGGGAAGGTGATGCGCTGGAGCGTCTGGGTATTCGCTTCTATCGGCCGGATCTGCCGGCGGTGATCGGTAAAGTCGTCGCCAATGGTGTCGCCGACCGGGTTGGCTTGTTACCTGGCGACCGGATACTGTCGATTGCCGGAAAGGATGTTGCCTCCTGGTACGAACTGGTCGCAATCATTCGCGACTCGGCGACAAAATCCATCCATCTCGAAGTGGAGCGTCAGGGCCAGATTGTTGCGGTCGACTTGGTTCCCGAGGCAGTTTCGGAGCGTGGACAGACGGTTGGGAAGATTGGCGTAGCGGTCGCCGACGGCCCGAAACCTCATCGTGAAGTGAGAACCTTCATCAGTTACGGCGTCTTTGAGGCCGCAGGCAAGGCGCTTGAAGAAACATGGGACAAGTCAATATTCAGCCTGGTCATGATGGGCAAGATGCTGACCGGTGAGGTTTCATGGAGAAACCTCTCGGGGCCGGTGACCATTGCCGACTATGCTGGCCAATCGGCGCGTCTTGGGCTTGATTATTACCTCAAGTTTATGGCGCTGGTCAGTATCAGCCTGGGGGTGTTGAATCTGCTACCCATACCGGTGCTGGATGGTGGCCATTTGTTGTATCATGCGATCGAAGTCGTCATGCGTAGGCCGCTTTCGGAGCGTGCCATGGAAATTGGGCAGCAAGTAGGCATGTCCATTCTGTTCGCCTTGATGGCTTTCGCCTTTTTTAATGACTTGACTCGCCTGTTTAACGGCTGA
- the ispC gene encoding 1-deoxy-D-xylulose-5-phosphate reductoisomerase, translating to MSATLQNITVLGSTGSIGVSTLDVVRCHPDRYRAFALCAHSQLEKLFEQCIEFRPRFAVLRDVALAAQLAERCRAAGLDTEIRHGVESLVELSSLPEVDAVMAAIVGAAGLEPTLAAARAGKKVMLANKEVLVMAGELFMHAVREHGASLLPVDSEHNAIFQSLPGDFARGLTQCGVQKILLTASGGPFRNTPLADLANVTPDQACAHPNWVMGRKISVDSATMMNKGLEVIEARWLFDAPPEMIQVVVHPQSVIHSAVQYVDGSVLAQMGNPDMRTPIAYAMAWPERIAAGVEPLDLFKIARLDFVAPDFERFRCLQLAYDVLREGGTAPAILNAANEVAVAAFLDGALPFLGIARLDEAVLQVLPAGPEGSLADVLAADAEARQLAHKLVRERRFA from the coding sequence GTGAGCGCGACCTTGCAGAACATCACCGTACTCGGTTCGACCGGCTCGATTGGCGTCAGCACGCTGGATGTGGTCCGGTGTCATCCTGATCGCTATCGGGCTTTTGCGCTTTGCGCGCATAGTCAGCTTGAAAAGCTATTCGAGCAGTGCATCGAGTTTCGTCCGCGTTTTGCCGTGTTGCGCGATGTCGCGCTGGCGGCCCAGCTCGCTGAGCGTTGCCGTGCCGCCGGCCTCGATACGGAAATCCGTCACGGCGTCGAATCGCTCGTTGAATTGTCGTCCTTGCCGGAAGTCGATGCCGTGATGGCAGCTATCGTCGGTGCCGCCGGCCTGGAGCCAACGCTCGCCGCCGCACGCGCTGGCAAAAAGGTCATGCTGGCTAACAAGGAAGTGCTGGTCATGGCCGGCGAGTTGTTCATGCACGCGGTGCGTGAGCATGGTGCGTCGCTGCTCCCTGTCGATAGCGAACACAATGCGATTTTTCAGTCACTGCCTGGTGATTTTGCGCGGGGGCTGACGCAATGCGGCGTCCAGAAAATCCTGCTGACTGCTTCCGGCGGCCCGTTCCGCAACACGCCCTTAGCCGATCTGGCGAACGTGACCCCGGATCAGGCCTGCGCCCATCCAAACTGGGTGATGGGGCGCAAGATTTCTGTCGATTCGGCGACCATGATGAACAAGGGGCTGGAGGTCATCGAAGCGCGCTGGCTGTTTGATGCGCCGCCGGAAATGATTCAGGTCGTTGTCCATCCGCAAAGCGTGATTCATTCCGCCGTCCAGTATGTTGACGGTTCTGTCCTGGCGCAAATGGGCAACCCTGACATGCGGACGCCCATTGCTTACGCCATGGCTTGGCCCGAGCGCATTGCCGCCGGGGTCGAGCCGCTGGACCTGTTCAAGATTGCCCGTCTGGATTTTGTGGCGCCCGATTTCGAACGATTCCGTTGTCTGCAACTGGCCTATGACGTACTCCGCGAAGGCGGCACAGCACCTGCCATTCTGAACGCCGCCAACGAAGTCGCAGTCGCGGCTTTCCTCGATGGAGCTTTGCCATTTCTAGGTATTGCGCGGCTCGACGAAGCGGTTCTGCAAGTTTTGCCGGCAGGCCCGGAAGGCAGTCTGGCCGATGTGCTGGCGGCCGACGCCGAGGCGCGTCAGTTAGCGCACAAATTGGTTCGGGAACGTCGTTTCGCGTGA
- the rpsB gene encoding 30S ribosomal protein S2: MSVTMREMLEAGVHFGHQTRFWSPKMAPYIFGARNKIHIVNLEKTLAKYNEAMAFVKKLSANRGSVMFVGTKRQAREIIGEEAQRAKSPFVDQRWLGGMLTNFKTVKTSIKRLKDMEVAVEAGELEKMPKKEALTFRRELEKLQKSIGGIKEMAGLPDAIFVIDVGYHKIAITEAEKLGIPVIGVVDTNHSPDGVAYVIPGNDDSSRAIQLYARGVADAILEGRNQVMQEIVSAGGDDEFVEVVDAAE; this comes from the coding sequence ATGTCCGTTACCATGCGCGAAATGCTGGAAGCCGGTGTCCACTTCGGTCACCAAACCCGTTTCTGGTCCCCCAAGATGGCCCCGTATATCTTCGGCGCCCGCAACAAGATTCACATCGTCAACCTCGAAAAGACCCTGGCCAAGTACAACGAAGCCATGGCATTCGTGAAGAAGCTGTCGGCCAATCGCGGTTCCGTCATGTTTGTCGGCACCAAGCGTCAGGCTCGCGAAATCATCGGTGAAGAAGCGCAGCGCGCCAAATCCCCGTTCGTCGACCAGCGCTGGCTGGGTGGCATGCTGACCAACTTCAAGACCGTCAAGACGTCGATCAAGCGTCTGAAGGACATGGAAGTCGCCGTTGAAGCCGGCGAACTGGAAAAGATGCCGAAGAAGGAAGCGCTGACCTTCCGTCGCGAACTGGAAAAACTCCAGAAGTCCATCGGCGGCATCAAGGAAATGGCCGGCCTGCCGGACGCCATCTTCGTCATCGATGTCGGCTACCACAAGATCGCCATCACCGAAGCCGAAAAGCTCGGCATTCCGGTCATCGGCGTGGTCGATACCAACCACTCCCCGGACGGCGTTGCTTACGTCATCCCGGGTAACGACGACTCTTCCCGCGCCATTCAGCTCTACGCCCGCGGCGTGGCTGATGCCATCCTCGAAGGTCGCAATCAGGTCATGCAGGAAATCGTTAGCGCCGGTGGCGATGACGAGTTCGTCGAAGTGGTCGACGCTGCTGAATAA
- the pyrH gene encoding UMP kinase, with protein MSASKYKRILLKLSGEALMGNDAYGINPQTIAGICGEIKAVADMGVEIGVVIGGGNIFRGMAGTATGMDRATADYMGMLATVMNAMALSDAFRQCGLNARVQSALNIEQVVEPYIRGKAIRYLEEGKIVIFGAGTGNPFFTTDTAAALRGSEIGAEIVLKATKVDGIYSADPKKDPLATRYDKISFNEAISKNLAVMDATAFALCRDQKLPINVFSIFKTGALKRVVCGEDEGTLVYC; from the coding sequence ATGTCTGCATCCAAGTACAAGCGAATTCTCCTGAAACTCTCCGGCGAGGCCCTCATGGGCAATGACGCCTACGGCATCAACCCGCAGACCATCGCGGGTATCTGCGGAGAGATCAAGGCGGTCGCTGACATGGGCGTGGAAATCGGCGTCGTGATCGGCGGTGGCAACATCTTCCGCGGCATGGCCGGTACGGCCACCGGGATGGATCGCGCCACTGCGGATTACATGGGTATGCTGGCCACGGTGATGAATGCCATGGCGCTGTCCGATGCCTTCCGCCAGTGTGGCCTCAATGCCCGCGTGCAGTCGGCGCTGAATATCGAGCAGGTTGTCGAGCCGTATATCCGCGGCAAGGCCATCCGCTACCTTGAAGAAGGCAAGATCGTCATCTTTGGTGCCGGTACCGGCAACCCCTTCTTTACCACCGATACCGCTGCAGCATTGCGCGGCTCGGAAATCGGCGCTGAAATCGTCCTCAAGGCGACCAAGGTCGATGGTATTTACTCGGCCGATCCCAAGAAGGATCCGCTGGCGACCCGTTACGACAAGATCAGCTTCAACGAAGCGATCTCCAAGAATCTGGCAGTCATGGACGCGACTGCTTTCGCGTTATGTCGTGATCAAAAATTGCCGATCAACGTGTTTTCCATCTTCAAGACCGGCGCGCTGAAGCGCGTGGTCTGCGGCGAAGATGAAGGTACGCTGGTCTATTGCTGA
- the map gene encoding type I methionyl aminopeptidase gives MSISIKTPDEIEKMRIAGRLAGEVLDYIAPYVKVGVTTEELDKLCHDYMVDVQGCIPAPLNYAPSGYNPYPKSICTSVNQQVCHGVPGERVLKNGDIINLDITTIKDGYHGDTSRMFIVGEGSIQAKRLCEITFECMWLGISVIKPGAHLGDIGAIIQKYAEKNGCSVVREFCGHGIGAKFHEDPQVLHYGKGGTGPKLEPGMIFTVEPMINAGKAAIREMADGWTIVTKDRSLSAQWEHTVLVTETGYEIMTLSAGGRAKPDWIN, from the coding sequence ATGAGCATCAGCATCAAGACCCCGGACGAAATCGAAAAAATGAGAATTGCCGGGCGTCTGGCCGGAGAAGTCCTCGACTACATCGCGCCCTACGTCAAGGTCGGCGTCACCACGGAAGAACTCGACAAGCTCTGCCACGACTACATGGTCGATGTGCAGGGCTGCATTCCCGCCCCGCTCAACTACGCGCCGTCGGGCTACAACCCCTACCCCAAATCGATCTGCACCTCGGTCAATCAGCAGGTCTGCCATGGTGTTCCCGGTGAGCGCGTGCTGAAGAACGGCGACATCATCAATCTCGACATCACGACGATCAAGGATGGCTACCACGGCGACACCAGCCGGATGTTCATCGTCGGCGAAGGTTCGATCCAGGCCAAGCGCCTGTGCGAAATCACCTTCGAATGCATGTGGCTGGGCATCTCGGTTATCAAGCCGGGCGCCCACCTCGGCGATATCGGCGCGATCATCCAGAAATATGCCGAAAAGAATGGCTGCTCGGTCGTCCGCGAGTTTTGCGGCCATGGTATCGGTGCCAAATTTCATGAAGATCCACAGGTTTTGCACTACGGCAAGGGCGGTACCGGGCCGAAGCTCGAACCGGGCATGATTTTCACCGTCGAGCCGATGATCAACGCCGGCAAGGCCGCCATCCGTGAAATGGCCGACGGCTGGACCATCGTTACCAAGGACCGCAGCCTCTCGGCGCAGTGGGAACACACCGTGCTGGTCACCGAGACCGGCTACGAAATCATGACGCTTTCTGCCGGCGGCCGCGCCAAACCTGACTGGATCAACTGA
- the tsf gene encoding translation elongation factor Ts has product MAAITAGMVAELRGKTDAPMMECKKALTEADGDMAKAEEILRVKLGNKASKAATRVAAEGIVAVSISADGKLGAIIEVNSETDFVAKNDEFIALANGSAKLVADKNPADVAALSALPMGEGTVDSTRSALVGKIGENMSIRRFARFEAKGKLVSYIHGGAKVGVVIDVVGGDEQLAKDLAMHIAASKPKALDASGVSQELLDTERRIAIEKARADNKPEAMLEKIADGTVQKYLKDVTLLAQVFVKAADGKQTIEQLLKAKGASVAGFALFVVGEGIEKKVDDFAAEVAAQAAAAAAKK; this is encoded by the coding sequence ATGGCGGCAATTACCGCAGGCATGGTGGCAGAACTGCGCGGCAAGACCGACGCACCCATGATGGAATGCAAGAAGGCCTTGACCGAAGCCGATGGTGACATGGCCAAGGCTGAAGAGATCCTTCGCGTCAAGCTCGGCAACAAGGCCTCCAAGGCCGCGACCCGCGTCGCCGCTGAAGGCATCGTCGCCGTCAGCATTTCGGCCGACGGCAAGCTCGGTGCAATCATCGAAGTTAATAGCGAAACCGACTTCGTTGCCAAGAACGACGAATTCATCGCGCTGGCCAATGGCTCAGCCAAGCTGGTTGCTGACAAGAACCCGGCCGACGTCGCTGCGCTGTCCGCGCTGCCGATGGGCGAGGGCACTGTCGATTCGACGCGTTCCGCTCTGGTCGGCAAAATCGGCGAGAACATGTCGATCCGCCGCTTCGCCCGTTTCGAAGCCAAGGGCAAGCTGGTTTCCTACATCCACGGTGGCGCCAAGGTTGGCGTCGTGATCGACGTGGTTGGCGGTGACGAACAACTGGCCAAGGATCTGGCGATGCATATCGCTGCCTCCAAGCCGAAGGCACTGGATGCATCGGGGGTTTCCCAGGAACTTCTGGACACTGAGCGTCGTATCGCCATCGAAAAGGCCCGCGCCGACAACAAGCCGGAAGCCATGCTGGAGAAGATTGCCGACGGTACCGTTCAGAAGTATCTGAAGGACGTTACCCTGCTGGCGCAAGTCTTCGTCAAGGCCGCTGATGGCAAGCAAACCATCGAGCAACTGCTGAAAGCCAAGGGCGCTTCCGTCGCCGGCTTCGCTCTGTTCGTGGTCGGCGAAGGTATCGAGAAGAAGGTTGACGACTTCGCTGCTGAAGTCGCTGCCCAGGCTGCTGCCGCTGCTGCCAAGAAGTAA
- a CDS encoding phosphatidate cytidylyltransferase, translated as MLKTRVITALVLMALLLPSLFYSSQAGWALLVAGFIGIAAWEWGALLGWPSSRRIILGVTTTLLCALLSAVVPDAIGAGELSAPSQPWVLIAYAVAAAFWCLVIPLWLKNKWPLGGFSGLLVGAVVLLPTWLAMVQLRMLGAGALLGIFAVVWMADIAAYFSGKAFGKHKLAPTISPGKTWEGAIGAGVGVVIYGLVVRQLFGLEFMSLPLWIAALVGVTAVSIVGDLYESLLKRKAGIKDSSNILPGHGGVLDRIDSLTSTLPVVALVWLLFAAR; from the coding sequence ATGCTTAAAACACGCGTTATCACGGCGCTGGTCCTGATGGCGTTGCTGTTGCCCAGTCTGTTTTATTCATCGCAGGCCGGCTGGGCCTTGCTGGTCGCCGGCTTCATTGGCATCGCAGCTTGGGAATGGGGGGCGCTACTCGGCTGGCCGAGTAGCCGCCGCATCATCCTTGGCGTCACGACAACCCTGCTTTGCGCGCTACTCTCGGCGGTTGTTCCGGATGCAATCGGTGCCGGCGAACTTTCTGCACCTTCACAGCCCTGGGTGCTGATTGCTTATGCAGTGGCTGCAGCTTTCTGGTGTTTGGTGATACCACTTTGGCTGAAAAACAAGTGGCCGCTTGGCGGTTTTTCCGGCCTTCTGGTCGGGGCCGTGGTCCTGTTGCCGACCTGGTTGGCCATGGTTCAGTTGCGGATGCTTGGCGCCGGTGCGCTGCTTGGTATTTTTGCCGTCGTCTGGATGGCTGATATCGCCGCCTATTTTTCCGGAAAAGCTTTCGGCAAGCACAAGCTGGCGCCGACGATCAGCCCGGGCAAGACCTGGGAGGGCGCCATAGGCGCCGGCGTTGGCGTGGTTATTTACGGCTTGGTTGTTCGCCAGTTGTTTGGATTGGAGTTCATGTCCTTGCCGCTGTGGATCGCTGCGCTGGTTGGTGTGACGGCTGTCAGCATCGTTGGCGACCTCTACGAGTCACTACTCAAGCGTAAGGCCGGCATCAAGGACAGCAGCAACATTCTTCCCGGCCATGGTGGCGTGCTTGATCGCATTGACAGCCTGACCTCGACACTGCCCGTCGTCGCCCTTGTCTGGCTCTTGTTCGCAGCCCGGTGA
- the frr gene encoding ribosome recycling factor — MIPELKKTAEAKMQKSLEALRLDLQKIRTGRAHTGLLDHVQVDYYGSMVPVNQVANITLVDARTIGVQPWEKAMLQKVEKAIRDCDLGLNPASQGDLIRVPMPALTEERRKEMIKIVKTEGEGVKVAIRNLRRDANTHLKDALKKGEIPEDDERKAQDDVQKLTDRYIVEVDKMLAAKEAELMQV; from the coding sequence ATGATTCCTGAACTCAAGAAAACTGCTGAAGCCAAGATGCAGAAGTCGCTGGAAGCACTGCGACTTGATCTCCAGAAAATTCGCACCGGCCGCGCCCATACCGGCTTGCTCGATCACGTCCAGGTCGATTACTACGGCTCCATGGTGCCGGTGAATCAGGTGGCCAACATTACGCTGGTCGACGCCCGGACCATCGGTGTTCAGCCTTGGGAAAAGGCCATGCTGCAAAAGGTCGAAAAGGCCATTCGCGATTGCGATCTCGGCCTGAATCCGGCTTCGCAGGGCGACCTCATTCGTGTGCCGATGCCGGCCCTGACTGAAGAGCGTCGCAAGGAAATGATCAAGATCGTCAAGACCGAAGGTGAGGGTGTCAAGGTGGCCATTCGCAATCTGCGTCGCGATGCGAATACCCATCTGAAGGATGCGCTGAAGAAGGGCGAAATTCCGGAAGATGACGAGCGCAAGGCTCAGGACGACGTTCAGAAGCTGACCGATCGCTATATCGTCGAAGTCGACAAGATGCTCGCCGCCAAAGAGGCCGAGCTCATGCAGGTTTAA
- the rfbD gene encoding dTDP-4-dehydrorhamnose reductase produces the protein MTILLLGKDGQVGWQLQRSLAPHGPVVACGRSQCDLADAEQIRSVVRQLRPSVIVNATAYTAVDKAESEPELAHRINAEAPGILAEEAAALGALLVHYSTDYVYDGSKTTSYVETDPTAPQSVYGRTKLAGEEAIRAAGGRSLIFRTSWVFGARGGNFVKTILRLAREKDSLNVVDDQIGSPTPAALIATVTGVVLAMVRHGQPEKMAKNEIYHLAAARPVSWCEFARTIVGLAGQMPGFDLRLKPEAIRAIATAQYPTPARRPANSRLDCTRLETDFGLQMPDWQPYLERMLQLLALKQNGY, from the coding sequence ATGACAATTCTTCTGCTCGGCAAGGATGGCCAGGTTGGCTGGCAACTCCAACGTTCGCTGGCGCCGCACGGGCCGGTGGTGGCTTGTGGCCGGTCTCAATGCGATTTGGCCGATGCGGAGCAGATTCGTTCCGTTGTTCGTCAGCTGCGGCCCTCGGTCATCGTCAACGCAACGGCCTACACGGCTGTAGACAAGGCCGAGTCCGAACCCGAACTGGCGCACCGGATCAATGCCGAGGCTCCCGGTATTCTGGCCGAAGAGGCTGCCGCACTCGGCGCCTTGCTCGTCCATTACTCGACCGACTACGTCTACGACGGCAGCAAGACCACGTCTTATGTCGAAACCGATCCGACGGCGCCGCAGAGTGTTTACGGGCGGACCAAGCTGGCCGGTGAGGAAGCGATTCGCGCCGCCGGCGGCCGGTCGCTGATCTTTCGTACCAGTTGGGTGTTTGGCGCGCGCGGCGGCAATTTCGTCAAGACCATCCTGCGTCTGGCGCGGGAAAAGGACAGCCTCAATGTCGTCGATGACCAGATCGGTTCGCCGACCCCGGCGGCGCTGATCGCGACGGTGACCGGGGTGGTGCTGGCCATGGTTCGCCACGGTCAACCGGAAAAAATGGCCAAAAATGAAATCTACCATCTGGCCGCGGCACGACCGGTCAGCTGGTGCGAGTTTGCCCGAACCATCGTCGGGCTGGCCGGGCAGATGCCGGGCTTCGATCTGCGCCTGAAGCCGGAAGCAATTCGCGCCATCGCGACGGCACAGTATCCGACGCCGGCCCGGCGCCCGGCCAACTCGCGTCTCGACTGCACCCGCCTCGAAACCGACTTCGGCTTGCAGATGCCCGACTGGCAACCTTATCTGGAGCGCATGCTGCAGTTGCTGGCGCTCAAGCAGAATGGTTATTGA